One Nicotiana tomentosiformis chromosome 4, ASM39032v3, whole genome shotgun sequence genomic window carries:
- the LOC138909201 gene encoding uncharacterized protein — translation MVADALSRKAVSIGSLAFILIGERPLAVDVQALANQFVRLDISEPSQVLAYVVSRSSLNDRIRARLYDDPHLIVLKDTVQHGDARVVTIGDDGVFRMHGRIYVPNMVGLRELILEEALSSWYSIHPGDAKMY, via the coding sequence atggtggctgatgccttgagtagaaaggcagtaaGTATAggtagtcttgcattcattcTTATTggggagagacctcttgcagttgatgttcaggctttggccaaccagtttgtgagattggatatttcggagcccagccaGGTTctagcttatgtggtttctcgatcttctttaaACGATCGCATCAGAGCACGCctatatgatgatccccatttgattgtccttaaggacacggttcagcatggtgatgccagagttgtgactattggggatgatggtgtattcaggatgcatggtcggatttATGTGCCCAATATGgttgggctacgtgagttgattcttgaggaggccctcagttcgtggtattccattcatccgggtgacgcgaagatgtattag